TAAGGGATCTAAAAAAGAAAAAGAATAATTAAATGGTTTAAAAAAAAATTGAAAAGGTTAAATTTTTGTTTATTCACATTCTTTAATTTCTAAAGGATAAATTAACCCTTTAAATCTACTTCCAAAGATACGGCTATAAGAACTTAATATAATGTTGATAGCAGTAAAAATTAGGTAATAAAAGATATTTCCTAACGATCCCGGATTAATGGTTGGCACTAACAGCGTTAACGTGAAAAGGCTGATTATGTTTACAATTAAAGAGTATACTAATATATATGCTAAGTATTTCTTCCATCCAATTTTATTTATTAATTGAAATATTTTTTTAAAATCAAATGCAGCCATAAAACGTTTTTCATAGACCATATTCGCTAATCCTATGATAAAAACAATACTAACCAAAAATCCAACTATCATAAGTAGGATCATATTTATTGGATTTGTTAATGTGAGAGTTGTTGAAAGAGCGGTTAGATCTAATCTGTTTA
This sequence is a window from Methanobacterium sp. SMA-27. Protein-coding genes within it:
- a CDS encoding DUF4013 domain-containing protein, producing the protein MNFKDVFIDSLSYPFTDLKRFIVLLLLFLGSFLLIPALIGYGYLLKIIDHTMKGKSGLPDYDKAGDLIVPGIKYYVINLIYGIPSLIIAFLLLNRLDLTALSTTLTLTNPINMILLMIVGFLVSIVFIIGLANMVYEKRFMAAFDFKKIFQLINKIGWKKYLAYILVYSLIVNIISLFTLTLLVPTINPGSLGNIFYYLIFTAINIILSSYSRIFGSRFKGLIYPLEIKECE